From one Pontibacillus sp. HMF3514 genomic stretch:
- a CDS encoding 3-ketoacyl-ACP reductase — protein MGQDIRGKVAYITGAGSGIGRSTALEFAKEGVHVGLIARTESKLKEVAEEAKALGVNASYETADIADMEQVNQAVANLQQNLGSADILINNAGIGLHGSFLEIDPEDWKRTFEVNVYGTYHVTRAVLPQMIEKDQGDIINISSSNGLKGTAGSTSYSASKFAIQGMTEALMQEVRKNNIRVFTLNPSLVATELAFGDKLDEQDKEKFMQPEDMAEYMVSQLKLHPRIFIKQSLQWATNPF, from the coding sequence ATGGGACAAGATATAAGAGGCAAAGTTGCATATATCACAGGTGCTGGCAGTGGAATCGGACGCTCTACTGCACTGGAGTTTGCTAAAGAAGGTGTACATGTAGGATTAATTGCTCGTACGGAAAGTAAGCTAAAAGAAGTTGCAGAAGAAGCAAAAGCACTTGGCGTTAACGCCAGCTATGAGACAGCGGACATTGCTGATATGGAGCAAGTAAATCAAGCAGTGGCTAATTTACAACAAAATCTTGGCTCTGCTGATATTCTGATCAATAATGCAGGGATTGGTTTACATGGATCTTTCTTAGAGATCGACCCAGAAGACTGGAAACGAACATTTGAGGTTAATGTTTATGGTACCTATCACGTTACACGCGCTGTTTTACCGCAAATGATTGAAAAAGATCAAGGAGATATCATCAATATCTCATCAAGTAATGGATTGAAAGGCACTGCTGGTTCAACTTCCTATAGTGCATCCAAATTCGCTATACAAGGTATGACTGAAGCACTTATGCAAGAAGTACGCAAAAATAACATTCGCGTATTTACGCTTAACCCTAGCCTTGTCGCTACAGAACTAGCTTTTGGAGATAAACTTGATGAACAGGATAAAGAAAAATTCATGCAGCCTGAGGATATGGCGGAGTATATGGTGTCTCAACTGAAGTTACACCCTCGTATATTCATTAAACAGTCCTTACAGTGGGCGACGAATCCGTTCTAG
- a CDS encoding acetyl-CoA carboxylase biotin carboxylase subunit family protein: protein MDLELEQVEKVTGVEKEKVSPEKQHCITALIGWSLPAIEACDKLNRPFIVVGPPDFQSYAEKHDIPFIGWDFNRINEDSDHLYKQLKAFGAELAVPLYEECVEWAGTLNARFRNDPKVFNRSLLLRDKGMMKRKAQISGIKVGVFEEAHDKDDVRRFLKRVNEALLKLEGDPNDPIHVKPIDKAGSVGHRVIDKPEAIDLLSDQDFPLLMESHLDGQEFSCEAFVHKGKVQFLNITEYVRLGYSNFVPASPELESKRELIHQEVQKLIDAFEIEYGVIHPEYFIMPDGTLHFGEVAARVPGGHIFDLIEKAYGFSAYQAQIMCSDPNTTEEELKEFFPDSYEAKNGYAGCLMVHPHVNYFNTLDVPEELENHPYFEKHDLIMPSQGKVAERVGFGNHYGTIFLNGTDSEEMLDLLKMYENYNFYK from the coding sequence ATGGATTTAGAGTTAGAACAGGTAGAGAAGGTAACTGGAGTTGAGAAAGAAAAGGTATCTCCTGAAAAGCAACATTGTATTACAGCCTTAATTGGGTGGAGCTTACCTGCGATTGAGGCTTGTGACAAATTGAACCGACCTTTTATTGTGGTAGGACCACCTGATTTTCAGTCCTATGCAGAGAAACATGATATTCCGTTTATTGGTTGGGATTTTAATCGAATCAATGAAGACTCTGACCACTTGTATAAGCAATTAAAAGCATTTGGAGCAGAGCTTGCTGTGCCGCTGTACGAAGAATGTGTAGAATGGGCTGGAACGTTAAATGCACGTTTTCGCAATGATCCAAAAGTGTTTAATCGTTCATTACTCCTTCGTGATAAAGGGATGATGAAAAGGAAAGCACAAATTTCGGGCATTAAAGTCGGTGTTTTTGAAGAAGCTCATGATAAAGATGATGTTCGTCGTTTCTTAAAGCGTGTGAATGAAGCATTGTTAAAGCTTGAAGGTGATCCGAATGATCCTATTCATGTGAAGCCTATCGATAAAGCTGGTTCTGTGGGACATCGTGTTATTGATAAACCAGAAGCTATTGATTTATTGTCTGATCAAGATTTTCCATTATTAATGGAAAGTCATTTAGATGGTCAGGAATTTTCTTGTGAAGCTTTTGTTCATAAAGGTAAAGTTCAGTTTTTAAATATTACAGAGTACGTACGTTTGGGGTATTCGAATTTTGTACCTGCTTCTCCTGAGTTAGAGAGTAAACGTGAATTAATACATCAAGAAGTCCAAAAGCTCATTGATGCATTCGAAATTGAATATGGTGTAATTCATCCAGAGTATTTCATTATGCCGGATGGAACTCTTCACTTTGGAGAGGTTGCAGCACGAGTACCTGGTGGACATATTTTTGACCTGATTGAAAAGGCTTATGGATTTAGTGCTTATCAGGCTCAAATAATGTGTAGTGATCCAAACACCACCGAAGAAGAACTCAAAGAATTCTTCCCTGATTCTTATGAAGCGAAGAATGGCTATGCAGGATGTCTTATGGTTCACCCGCATGTGAACTATTTCAATACGTTAGATGTTCCAGAAGAGTTAGAAAATCACCCTTACTTTGAAAAGCATGATCTCATTATGCCGTCACAAGGAAAGGTTGCTGAACGAGTCGGATTTGGAAATCACTATGGAACCATCTTCTTAAATGGGACAGATAGTGAGGAAATGCTAGATCTGTTAAAGATGTACGAGAACTATAATTTCTATAAATAA
- a CDS encoding putative holin-like toxin: protein MVGYPLEKGGDALNAYEVLMVLFTFGLFMIATLSFVVKLVSEFLKNNKK from the coding sequence GTGGTCGGCTACCCTCTGGAGAAGGGAGGGGATGCCTTGAATGCGTATGAGGTCTTGATGGTACTATTCACTTTTGGGCTTTTCATGATCGCTACTCTAAGTTTCGTCGTGAAATTAGTATCTGAATTCTTGAAGAATAATAAAAAGTAG
- a CDS encoding DEAD/DEAH box helicase, with protein sequence MEQIEWKSFIHGAWEKSGFEEPTAIQTKVSAPIHNGKDVIAKSPTGSGKTLAYLLPLLNKVDTEKKHVQVVILASSHELVMQIHQEVQKWTQGSGISSTTLIGGANMKRQIEKLKKKPNVVIGTPGRVSELINQKKLKMHEVQTLVLDEGDQLLVPEHRKTIQGIVKSTLNDRQILLFSATLSENTEQEAKGFMRESEVIKVSEEEINKPEVEHIYFVCEARDKIDIVRKVARHSGVKALAFLKEISHLQAMAEKLEYKGLSVGVLNSDSNKQDRANTLKDFRAGNLPLLLSTDVAARGLDITDLTHIIHVDLPEDINQYIHRSGRTGRLGSTSGTVISVVTPKEEKMLKKFSRDLEIPVSKKVFYKGEIQDA encoded by the coding sequence ATGGAACAAATTGAATGGAAGTCTTTTATACACGGTGCTTGGGAGAAATCGGGATTTGAAGAACCTACAGCAATTCAAACGAAAGTAAGCGCTCCAATCCATAATGGGAAAGATGTAATTGCAAAATCACCGACAGGAAGCGGTAAAACACTAGCTTATCTTTTGCCACTACTGAATAAGGTCGACACTGAGAAAAAACATGTTCAAGTGGTGATCTTGGCCTCATCACATGAACTAGTGATGCAAATTCATCAAGAAGTTCAAAAGTGGACGCAGGGAAGCGGTATTTCCAGTACGACATTAATCGGTGGAGCCAATATGAAACGCCAGATCGAGAAGCTCAAGAAAAAGCCAAATGTGGTTATTGGAACACCTGGGCGTGTATCTGAATTAATTAATCAAAAGAAATTAAAGATGCATGAGGTGCAAACCCTAGTTTTAGATGAAGGAGATCAGCTTCTTGTACCTGAGCATCGCAAAACGATTCAAGGTATTGTCAAAAGCACATTAAATGACCGACAGATTCTCTTGTTTTCAGCCACTCTTAGTGAGAACACAGAACAAGAAGCAAAGGGTTTCATGAGGGAATCTGAAGTGATAAAAGTATCAGAAGAGGAAATTAACAAGCCAGAAGTAGAGCATATCTATTTTGTATGTGAAGCTCGAGACAAAATTGATATCGTTAGAAAAGTTGCAAGGCACAGCGGTGTTAAGGCTCTTGCATTCCTTAAAGAAATTAGTCATCTGCAAGCTATGGCTGAGAAGCTTGAGTATAAAGGTCTTTCTGTGGGCGTATTGAACAGTGATTCCAATAAACAAGACCGGGCAAATACACTTAAGGATTTCCGTGCTGGAAACCTACCTTTGCTACTATCAACGGACGTTGCAGCAAGAGGGTTAGATATCACAGATTTAACCCACATCATTCACGTTGACCTTCCAGAAGATATAAATCAATATATTCACCGTTCGGGAAGAACAGGTAGGTTAGGATCAACATCTGGCACAGTCATTTCGGTGGTTACGCCTAAGGAAGAAAAAATGCTGAAGAAGTTTAGTCGTGATTTGGAAATCCCAGTAAGTAAAAAGGTTTTCTATAAAGGCGAAATACAGGATGCATAA
- a CDS encoding NAD(P)H-dependent oxidoreductase, with the protein MENILVLNGHEYYEHSRGELNKTMFDATVKLLEPHYNVKTTVLKDGFNKKEEQEKMLWADAVIYQTPIYNYSVPAVFKKYLDQTHEHGVYFRGKTKEYGIGGGLLEGKKYMFSTTWNAPAEAFNDRNKFFEGRNVEDVLFHLHLIHKYTGMKGLKTFSCFDVKKNPDIDFYKKDLKDHLSRYFQV; encoded by the coding sequence ATGGAAAATATCCTAGTACTAAATGGACATGAATACTATGAGCATTCAAGAGGCGAACTAAATAAAACAATGTTTGATGCTACCGTAAAATTATTAGAACCTCACTATAATGTAAAAACCACTGTTCTAAAGGATGGTTTTAATAAAAAGGAAGAACAAGAGAAAATGCTATGGGCTGATGCAGTGATCTATCAAACACCGATTTATAATTATAGTGTCCCAGCTGTCTTTAAAAAATATCTAGATCAAACCCATGAGCATGGAGTCTATTTTCGTGGGAAAACAAAAGAATATGGCATTGGAGGTGGGTTGTTAGAAGGCAAGAAATATATGTTTTCAACCACTTGGAATGCTCCAGCAGAGGCGTTTAATGACCGTAATAAGTTTTTTGAAGGGCGTAATGTAGAGGATGTTTTATTCCACCTGCACCTAATCCATAAATATACGGGTATGAAAGGGCTGAAGACATTTTCTTGTTTTGATGTTAAAAAGAACCCTGATATTGACTTTTATAAAAAAGATCTTAAGGATCATTTGAGTCGTTATTTTCAAGTTTAA
- a CDS encoding homoserine dehydrogenase: protein MKQQALNQNEQSELQHIRIGLLGLGTVGTGVYRMIEDYQEDLQHKTGCQISISKILVNSPNKLRSIEINPDLYTTDPNEVLQDPNIDMIVEVMGGVEEAREYITHALKSKKHVVTANKDLIALYGGELLSLAGEQNCDLFYEASVAGGIPILRGLGDGFSSDRITKMLGILNGTTNYMLSKMAQEGVDYDTCLKEAQDLGYAEADPTSDVEGLDAARKVAILGTLGYNTQFSLDEVDVQGISSIDQKDVQYGREFGYELKLLGIADKQDEEVELSVQPTFIKKSHPIANVDGVNNAVYVHGESVGETMFYGPGAGELPTATAVTSDLVTVVKNIKLGVNGRGNVAPFNVKKMKPKERRNHRYYVRLLVQDEPGVMATIANSLAENNMSISNMVQKPYSDEKAELVIVTHEVSLAALEDWKDKINALNPTLELASCYAVEGGE from the coding sequence ATGAAACAGCAAGCATTAAACCAGAATGAACAAAGCGAATTGCAACATATACGTATTGGCCTATTAGGACTTGGAACGGTGGGTACTGGTGTTTACCGAATGATTGAGGATTATCAAGAAGATTTACAACATAAAACGGGTTGCCAAATCTCCATTAGTAAAATTCTAGTGAATTCACCAAATAAATTAAGATCTATTGAAATCAACCCAGATCTATATACAACAGATCCAAATGAAGTGTTACAAGACCCAAATATCGATATGATTGTTGAAGTCATGGGTGGAGTTGAAGAAGCTCGTGAATACATCACACATGCGTTAAAAAGCAAAAAACATGTGGTGACAGCAAATAAAGATTTAATCGCCTTATATGGTGGTGAGTTGTTAAGTCTAGCAGGTGAACAAAATTGTGACTTATTCTACGAAGCTAGTGTTGCAGGTGGAATCCCTATTTTAAGAGGTTTAGGTGATGGTTTTTCATCCGACCGAATCACGAAAATGTTAGGAATTTTAAATGGAACAACAAACTATATGCTATCGAAAATGGCTCAGGAAGGTGTGGATTATGATACATGTCTAAAAGAAGCACAAGACCTGGGGTATGCTGAGGCAGATCCAACATCAGACGTTGAAGGGTTGGACGCAGCCAGAAAAGTCGCGATTTTAGGAACTCTAGGATACAACACACAATTCTCTCTAGATGAAGTTGACGTTCAAGGAATTTCTTCTATTGACCAAAAAGATGTTCAATACGGAAGAGAGTTCGGATATGAACTCAAACTATTAGGAATCGCAGACAAACAAGATGAAGAAGTTGAGCTGTCTGTTCAACCTACTTTCATTAAAAAATCTCACCCTATTGCCAATGTAGATGGAGTAAATAATGCTGTTTACGTTCATGGTGAATCCGTTGGTGAAACCATGTTTTATGGACCAGGTGCAGGTGAATTACCTACAGCCACAGCCGTTACATCTGACTTGGTTACAGTTGTTAAAAACATCAAGCTCGGAGTTAATGGTAGAGGAAATGTTGCCCCATTCAACGTTAAGAAAATGAAACCTAAAGAACGCCGCAATCATCGCTATTATGTTCGTTTGCTTGTTCAAGACGAACCAGGTGTAATGGCTACGATCGCAAACTCTCTTGCAGAAAATAATATGAGCATTTCGAATATGGTGCAAAAACCATATAGTGACGAGAAAGCGGAATTGGTCATCGTAACGCACGAAGTTTCCTTAGCCGCTTTAGAAGATTGGAAAGACAAAATCAACGCTCTAAACCCAACATTAGAACTAGCAAGCTGTTACGCAGTTGAAGGTGGCGAATGA
- the thrC gene encoding threonine synthase encodes MSKGIIERYSNYLPVSEQTPRVTLGEGNTSLLYADSLSELLSAHVYMKVEGLNPTGSFKDRGMAMAVAKAKEKGAKAIICASTGNTSASAAAYAARAGMECFVVIPHGYVALGKLAQAIQYGAKIISVEGNFDQALDIVRQLGEKYPLEIVNSINPYRLEGQKSASFEIIEQLGHAPDVLALPVGNAGNISAYWKGFKEALDHQLCSSSPQMWGFEAEGAAAIVNNKVYEEPDTFATAIRIGNPASWQLAIQARDESKGIIDEVSDDEIREAYQLLAEKEGVFCEPASASSLAGLIKQSKQGKIPEGSTIVTVLTGNGLKDPDAAMSNIQQEMKPVPATEADLVQNIFGNEE; translated from the coding sequence ATGTCAAAAGGGATTATAGAACGATATAGCAACTATCTACCCGTCTCAGAACAAACACCTCGAGTAACACTAGGTGAAGGCAATACCTCTCTACTTTATGCGGATTCCCTATCAGAACTATTATCCGCCCATGTCTATATGAAAGTAGAAGGTTTAAATCCTACAGGTTCATTTAAAGACCGTGGAATGGCTATGGCTGTAGCAAAAGCAAAAGAAAAAGGGGCTAAAGCGATCATTTGCGCCTCTACAGGTAACACATCTGCTTCTGCTGCAGCATATGCAGCACGAGCTGGAATGGAGTGCTTTGTTGTCATTCCACACGGATATGTAGCGTTAGGAAAACTAGCTCAAGCGATCCAATACGGGGCAAAAATCATTTCAGTTGAAGGCAATTTTGATCAAGCTTTAGATATCGTAAGGCAATTAGGAGAAAAATATCCTTTAGAGATTGTGAATTCTATCAACCCCTACCGACTTGAGGGACAGAAATCAGCCTCTTTTGAAATCATTGAACAGCTCGGCCATGCACCTGATGTCCTTGCCCTACCCGTAGGAAATGCAGGAAACATTTCTGCTTACTGGAAGGGGTTCAAAGAAGCACTAGATCATCAATTGTGTTCCTCCTCCCCTCAAATGTGGGGATTTGAAGCAGAAGGTGCAGCTGCCATTGTCAATAATAAAGTATACGAAGAACCCGATACCTTTGCTACCGCTATTCGCATTGGTAATCCGGCAAGTTGGCAACTAGCTATTCAAGCAAGAGATGAATCAAAAGGGATCATTGATGAAGTATCAGATGATGAGATCCGAGAAGCTTATCAACTCTTAGCTGAAAAAGAGGGAGTTTTTTGCGAACCAGCTTCAGCCTCTTCTCTTGCAGGACTAATTAAACAATCCAAGCAAGGCAAAATTCCTGAAGGGTCTACGATCGTTACAGTTCTTACAGGAAATGGCCTAAAAGATCCAGATGCGGCCATGTCTAACATCCAACAGGAAATGAAGCCTGTACCTGCCACAGAAGCAGACTTAGTACAAAATATATTTGGCAACGAGGAGTAA
- the thrB gene encoding homoserine kinase, producing MSQEKIKVRAPASTANLGSGFDSIGIALDMYTEIEMSSHNQLQFEWVDEHGNNTPFPFTNDENLIYQAMKQVCELLQKDIPNVRVLVKSNIPSTRGLGSSASAFVAGLVAINKWLGGTLSKDDLLWLAAEKEGHPDNVGASLFGGVFVGAMDWEAKKVQHNYIPFPNKWTWLAAIPSYSSSTTSARKRLPDSYQKQDVIFNLSRYGLLVSSIMLGDEEGLKTGFFDKLHTPYRQDSIPGLDHLMNSQEEVGALGFMISGAGPTVLGLVPQQANLKKAQLYMEQFLKSDAHDVNVIPLNVDHFGVQVYVGEDLEYLCNTKAFMA from the coding sequence ATGTCTCAAGAAAAAATTAAAGTGAGGGCACCTGCAAGTACAGCTAATTTAGGATCAGGTTTTGATTCAATTGGCATTGCTTTAGATATGTACACGGAAATTGAGATGTCTTCACATAATCAGCTTCAATTTGAATGGGTAGATGAGCACGGAAACAATACTCCTTTCCCTTTTACAAATGATGAGAACTTAATTTACCAGGCTATGAAGCAAGTTTGTGAGCTTCTTCAAAAGGACATTCCAAATGTGAGAGTGTTGGTTAAATCAAATATTCCTTCTACTCGAGGCTTAGGAAGTAGTGCTTCAGCCTTTGTTGCTGGGCTTGTTGCTATAAATAAGTGGTTAGGAGGAACTTTATCTAAAGATGATCTTCTTTGGCTGGCAGCAGAAAAAGAAGGTCACCCGGATAATGTAGGAGCATCCTTATTCGGTGGTGTATTTGTAGGGGCTATGGATTGGGAAGCTAAGAAGGTCCAGCACAACTATATTCCCTTTCCTAACAAATGGACATGGTTAGCAGCTATTCCTTCTTACTCTTCGTCTACGACAAGTGCTCGAAAAAGATTACCTGACTCCTATCAAAAGCAGGATGTCATATTTAATTTAAGTCGGTATGGTTTGTTGGTTTCCTCCATCATGTTAGGAGATGAAGAAGGATTGAAGACAGGCTTTTTTGATAAACTCCACACACCTTACCGCCAAGACTCGATACCTGGGCTCGACCACTTAATGAACAGTCAAGAAGAAGTAGGAGCTTTAGGATTTATGATTAGTGGTGCAGGACCAACTGTCTTAGGACTTGTGCCACAGCAGGCAAATCTAAAAAAAGCTCAATTATATATGGAGCAATTTTTAAAATCTGATGCACATGACGTCAATGTCATTCCATTAAACGTCGATCATTTTGGTGTGCAGGTTTACGTTGGTGAAGATTTAGAATATTTATGTAATACAAAAGCATTTATGGCATAA
- a CDS encoding YfhO family protein gives MNKRNWTTLLSGSLMVSILSHLFFLYAWGEGSYMAGPNDGLNQMLPFKQFIYENYTNGNFFYSLQFGFGGDFYGQLGYYFSTNLFFIMTIIVVFLLELLHIIEQPDVLFWAQAIVFTSIIRMTLVITLTTMVFKYLSFRSMPAFVGASLYGSSVIYFRHATYWEFFADAFLFIPLLVLGVEKIIREEKPAWFVFVVAATIFNNFYFAYINFIFIGIYILFRWMIPLHKNESHKLKQVKLFAISGALGFGIASIAFIPTIYAYFQNYRPSFNQEIPLFDLSDNILLDSYTFLLSTIVVLFLFMFSFYKNNLFRLFATLTLLLIVFHFSPFMGSAFNGFSAPRNRFEYVAFFTAGGMVAAGLQLLQQVKSLRLLIASLLTCVAYILFGFFDQTYSIRNIYDQYMIALPILMIIAFFLLNLHNKKVWITSCVMVLIANVGMVNVYQYDKIYKAAGVEDTTKQYIISDGYNSQAQREIVEQVKKRDTSPFYRFQWRGTDERNNIPLIQDFHGTSVYSSILNQNILFWYYKDLEIDMKHESISRYSGFGDRANVFSLLRGKYFMVKKGDDRNIPYGFEPYMENKKYQVYRNTNVLPFVRTTSNVYSEKSLEKFPIVAREQAMLDGVILKDPEGKTMQPNDLPNLMDQAEVEAVGATYEDGQLKVTEEKGGIDLNISSLPEEVKDLYVSFYLQNNDKDAPLFQLYVNDFETARKSRSSFYRTGMNDITIRVPKDDQISIRVPKGNYTLKELDLYHEDYSTLERAEKKSYPASDVKIDGNHIQIEVENDQNDRYLTIPVPYEKGWDVEVNGEKKKVQETNFAFLGVELEEGTNHISFTYYPPYFKVLLAVSILSLLCSILWVLYTQQVRRRKGLND, from the coding sequence ATGAATAAAAGAAACTGGACTACTTTATTATCAGGAAGCTTAATGGTCTCCATTCTCTCTCATCTTTTCTTTCTGTACGCTTGGGGAGAGGGGAGCTATATGGCAGGACCGAATGATGGTTTAAATCAAATGCTTCCTTTTAAACAATTTATATATGAAAACTATACAAATGGGAATTTCTTTTATTCTCTTCAGTTTGGGTTTGGGGGAGATTTTTATGGTCAGCTTGGCTATTATTTCTCTACAAACCTTTTCTTTATCATGACGATTATCGTTGTGTTTTTGTTGGAACTCCTTCATATCATTGAGCAGCCGGATGTTTTATTCTGGGCTCAGGCTATAGTGTTCACAAGTATCATTAGGATGACCCTTGTGATTACATTAACAACCATGGTCTTTAAATATTTATCATTTAGAAGTATGCCCGCATTTGTAGGAGCATCTCTTTATGGATCCAGTGTGATCTATTTTCGACATGCAACATACTGGGAGTTTTTTGCAGATGCATTTTTGTTCATTCCTTTGCTGGTTCTAGGTGTGGAGAAAATTATTCGGGAAGAAAAGCCAGCATGGTTTGTTTTTGTCGTGGCAGCAACGATTTTTAATAATTTTTACTTTGCCTATATTAATTTTATCTTTATCGGAATCTATATCTTGTTCCGCTGGATGATTCCACTTCATAAAAACGAAAGCCATAAACTGAAACAGGTGAAGCTTTTCGCAATTTCTGGGGCTCTCGGGTTTGGTATTGCATCTATAGCATTTATTCCAACCATCTATGCCTACTTTCAAAATTATCGCCCATCATTCAATCAGGAGATACCCTTATTCGACCTATCTGATAACATTTTGTTAGATAGCTATACCTTTTTACTATCTACCATTGTGGTACTATTTTTGTTTATGTTTTCTTTTTATAAAAATAACTTGTTTCGTCTATTTGCTACATTGACTTTGCTGCTCATCGTATTCCATTTCAGCCCTTTTATGGGAAGTGCGTTTAATGGCTTTTCAGCGCCTAGGAACCGGTTTGAATACGTAGCATTCTTTACAGCTGGAGGTATGGTAGCAGCGGGACTTCAACTACTGCAACAGGTCAAATCGTTACGTTTACTAATAGCATCCTTGCTAACTTGTGTGGCCTATATCTTGTTTGGCTTTTTTGATCAAACCTATAGCATACGTAATATTTATGATCAGTACATGATCGCTCTCCCTATTTTGATGATAATCGCTTTTTTTCTCCTAAACCTTCATAACAAAAAGGTATGGATCACTTCGTGTGTGATGGTGTTAATTGCGAATGTTGGAATGGTGAACGTGTATCAATATGACAAAATATATAAGGCGGCAGGAGTAGAGGATACAACTAAACAATATATCATTAGTGACGGATACAATTCCCAAGCTCAAAGGGAGATCGTTGAACAGGTGAAGAAGCGGGATACTTCTCCGTTTTACAGATTCCAATGGAGAGGAACGGATGAACGAAATAATATTCCTCTTATCCAGGATTTTCATGGGACTAGTGTGTATTCAAGTATATTGAATCAAAACATTCTCTTTTGGTATTACAAGGATTTAGAAATTGATATGAAGCATGAAAGTATTAGTAGATACTCAGGGTTTGGAGATCGCGCTAATGTATTTAGCTTGCTTCGAGGGAAGTATTTTATGGTGAAAAAAGGGGATGATCGGAATATCCCTTATGGTTTTGAACCATATATGGAGAATAAAAAATATCAAGTCTATCGCAATACCAATGTACTCCCGTTTGTACGTACGACAAGTAATGTATATAGTGAAAAATCATTAGAGAAGTTCCCGATTGTAGCCAGGGAGCAAGCCATGCTTGATGGTGTGATTTTAAAAGATCCAGAGGGTAAGACAATGCAGCCAAATGATCTCCCAAATTTAATGGATCAAGCTGAAGTTGAAGCTGTAGGAGCTACTTATGAAGATGGGCAGCTCAAGGTAACTGAAGAAAAAGGTGGAATTGATCTGAATATATCTTCTCTGCCGGAAGAGGTAAAGGATCTGTATGTATCGTTCTACCTGCAAAACAACGACAAGGACGCTCCATTGTTTCAGTTATATGTAAATGATTTTGAAACAGCTAGAAAATCACGCTCGTCTTTTTATCGTACTGGGATGAACGATATTACAATCAGAGTGCCTAAAGATGATCAGATCTCCATAAGGGTTCCAAAAGGTAATTACACACTTAAGGAATTAGATCTTTATCATGAAGACTACAGTACCTTGGAGCGTGCTGAAAAGAAATCTTATCCGGCCTCTGATGTAAAGATAGATGGGAATCACATTCAGATCGAAGTAGAGAATGATCAAAATGACCGTTATCTCACTATCCCGGTTCCTTATGAAAAGGGTTGGGATGTAGAGGTGAATGGAGAGAAGAAAAAAGTCCAAGAAACGAATTTTGCGTTTTTAGGAGTGGAGCTTGAAGAGGGGACTAATCATATTTCCTTTACCTACTACCCACCTTATTTTAAGGTCCTGTTAGCAGTGTCTATTCTATCGCTCTTGTGCTCCATTCTATGGGTTTTATATACGCAACAAGTTCGCAGAAGAAAGGGCTTAAATGATTAG
- a CDS encoding GtrA family protein, with protein MNLKIKSLNNELTRFILVGGINTVNYYIVFLFLHNVIDLHYMVSHITGFLVSYVISFFLNTYFTYKVKPTLSKFLKFPLTQVVNISTSSLLSIVFVEGLRINSNVAPIIAVFFTVPITFIVTSKILKQ; from the coding sequence ATGAATCTAAAAATCAAATCACTCAATAATGAACTAACTCGATTTATTCTTGTTGGAGGCATTAACACAGTTAATTACTATATTGTGTTTTTGTTCCTTCATAATGTAATAGACCTTCATTATATGGTCTCCCATATTACCGGCTTTTTAGTGAGCTATGTTATTTCTTTTTTTCTAAATACCTATTTCACATACAAGGTCAAACCGACTTTATCGAAATTTTTAAAGTTCCCATTAACACAAGTGGTAAATATATCAACCTCCTCGCTACTTTCAATAGTGTTTGTAGAAGGGCTGCGGATAAATAGTAATGTAGCACCGATCATCGCCGTATTTTTTACCGTTCCCATTACATTTATCGTAACTAGTAAAATATTAAAACAATAA